The following are encoded in a window of Geoalkalibacter ferrihydriticus DSM 17813 genomic DNA:
- a CDS encoding Gfo/Idh/MocA family protein — MSNLRAAVIGVGYLGRFHAQKYAALEGVDLVGVVDVDLARAQEVAQEVGCTAYTDYRPLLDKVDLVSIVVPTQYHYQVARACLEADIHILLEKPVTQTVAEAEDLIRLAAERNRVFQVGHLERFNPAVVALAGVLKNPMFIESHRMAPYKPRGTDVNVVLDLMIHDIDIILTLAKSDLKLVNSVGVPVISDEVDIANARLQFESGCVANVTASRVSVDAMRKVRIFQPDAYITIDYQARKIGIFRKGGEGMPLPMIPNVTLEERRFEQGDSLMDEIKSFVRSIREGLPPVVSGEDGKRALAVALEINAKLAPQGPM, encoded by the coding sequence ATGAGCAATCTGCGTGCTGCAGTGATTGGAGTCGGCTATCTCGGCAGGTTTCATGCGCAGAAATATGCCGCCCTTGAAGGGGTGGATCTGGTGGGTGTGGTGGATGTCGACCTTGCCCGAGCTCAGGAAGTGGCTCAGGAGGTTGGTTGTACGGCCTATACCGACTATCGTCCGCTTCTCGACAAGGTTGACCTGGTTTCCATCGTCGTGCCGACCCAATATCATTACCAAGTTGCGCGCGCCTGTTTGGAGGCTGATATCCATATCCTGCTGGAAAAGCCGGTGACCCAGACGGTGGCCGAGGCCGAGGATTTGATTCGTCTTGCGGCCGAGCGCAATCGCGTTTTTCAGGTCGGCCATCTGGAGCGCTTCAATCCAGCGGTCGTGGCTCTGGCCGGGGTGCTTAAAAATCCCATGTTCATTGAATCGCACCGCATGGCGCCCTATAAGCCGCGCGGTACCGACGTCAACGTTGTACTCGATTTGATGATCCACGATATCGACATTATACTGACACTGGCAAAGTCAGATCTCAAGCTGGTTAATTCTGTCGGAGTCCCGGTTATCTCCGATGAAGTGGACATCGCCAATGCCCGCCTGCAATTTGAGAGCGGCTGCGTGGCCAACGTCACTGCCAGCCGTGTGAGCGTCGATGCCATGCGCAAGGTTCGCATTTTTCAGCCGGATGCCTATATCACCATTGATTATCAGGCGCGCAAAATTGGTATATTCCGCAAGGGCGGCGAAGGCATGCCTTTGCCCATGATACCCAATGTCACCCTTGAGGAGCGGCGTTTTGAGCAAGGCGATTCGCTCATGGACGAGATCAAGTCTTTTGTTCGCTCCATCCGCGAGGGTCTGCCACCGGTGGTTTCAGGGGAAGACGGCAAGCGCGCATTGGCGGTCGCCCTTGAAATCAACGCCAAACTGGCACCCCAGGGACCGATGTAG
- the msbA gene encoding lipid A export permease/ATP-binding protein MsbA: MKNRGTEIYRRLFTYALPYRRRIALAMVASLGIAASDALLAKQVQPFMDRVIVAGDWDMARLVPLFIIGIFTFKGASRYIQEYFIQTSGQLVMQDLRNDLYGHSVSLSMGYFSRTQAGTLMSRVLNDVGVMQGAVADVLVIILRESVTLVALTGVAFYMDWKLAALAFVVIPTSILPVVLIGRKIKAYSRRGQGAIGAVTTRLEQTFSGIKVIKGFGTEAREKEKFRQENLNYYRFIRKIYKYGASASPLLEIITAIGLAAVLWFGLSRIEAGTMTQGELFAVIAAIMLMYTPVKRLTRVHHQMQQALGAAERVFEVLETPRDVQDQPGARHLGRVRGQVVFDHVRFAYEDIPVVDDLSFVAEPGEVVALVGPSGAGKSTAVGLVARFYDVTGGAVKIDGQDVREVTLDSLRANLALVDQETFLFHETIADNIRYGRPQASDSEVEDAARQAFADEFITQMPDGYQTVIGDRGVRLSGGQRQRLCIARALLRNAPILILDEATSALDTESEAMVQKALTNLMQGRTTLVIAHRLSTIMHADKIVVLEDGRMVAMGSHKQLLEQDGLYRKLYDMQFQEKG, translated from the coding sequence ATGAAAAATCGCGGGACGGAAATTTATCGGCGTCTATTCACCTACGCTTTGCCTTATCGACGGCGCATTGCCTTGGCGATGGTTGCCTCGCTGGGCATCGCCGCATCCGATGCGCTTCTCGCCAAACAGGTGCAGCCATTCATGGACCGGGTCATTGTCGCCGGGGATTGGGACATGGCGCGGTTGGTGCCGCTGTTCATCATCGGCATCTTTACCTTTAAGGGTGCCTCGCGCTATATCCAGGAGTATTTCATCCAGACCTCAGGTCAGTTGGTCATGCAGGATCTGCGTAACGACCTGTACGGACATTCGGTCTCCTTGTCCATGGGTTATTTTTCGCGCACCCAAGCCGGCACCCTGATGTCAAGAGTACTCAATGACGTGGGGGTCATGCAGGGCGCGGTCGCCGATGTGCTGGTTATTATTTTACGGGAAAGCGTGACCCTGGTGGCCTTGACCGGCGTGGCGTTCTACATGGATTGGAAATTGGCGGCCCTGGCTTTTGTGGTGATTCCCACATCGATCCTGCCGGTGGTGCTTATCGGGCGCAAAATCAAGGCTTATTCGCGCCGCGGACAAGGGGCCATCGGCGCGGTGACCACCCGCCTCGAGCAGACCTTCTCGGGCATCAAGGTGATCAAGGGATTCGGCACCGAAGCGCGCGAAAAAGAGAAATTTCGTCAGGAAAATCTCAACTATTATCGTTTTATTCGCAAGATTTACAAATACGGCGCCAGCGCCTCGCCACTGTTGGAAATCATCACTGCCATCGGCCTGGCGGCTGTCTTGTGGTTTGGCTTGAGTCGCATCGAGGCCGGCACAATGACCCAGGGTGAACTCTTTGCCGTGATCGCCGCCATCATGCTTATGTACACGCCGGTCAAGCGTCTGACCCGTGTTCATCACCAGATGCAGCAAGCATTAGGTGCTGCCGAGCGGGTGTTTGAGGTACTGGAAACACCGCGTGACGTGCAGGATCAGCCTGGAGCTCGACACCTGGGACGAGTGCGCGGACAGGTGGTGTTTGACCATGTGCGCTTTGCCTACGAGGACATTCCGGTGGTGGATGATTTGAGCTTTGTCGCCGAACCGGGCGAGGTGGTGGCTCTGGTGGGTCCCAGCGGTGCGGGCAAATCGACGGCGGTGGGGTTGGTGGCGCGCTTTTATGATGTCACGGGAGGCGCGGTCAAAATTGATGGCCAGGATGTGCGTGAGGTGACCCTCGACAGTCTGCGCGCCAACCTGGCGCTGGTCGATCAGGAAACCTTTCTCTTTCACGAAACCATCGCCGATAACATTCGCTACGGACGCCCGCAGGCCTCGGATTCCGAAGTGGAAGATGCCGCACGCCAGGCCTTCGCCGATGAGTTCATCACCCAGATGCCCGACGGCTACCAGACTGTCATTGGTGATCGCGGCGTACGCTTGTCCGGTGGTCAGCGCCAACGTCTGTGTATCGCACGTGCCCTGTTGCGCAATGCGCCTATCCTGATCCTTGACGAAGCGACCAGCGCGCTGGATACGGAAAGTGAAGCCATGGTGCAAAAGGCCCTGACCAATCTGATGCAGGGTCGCACAACACTGGTGATCGCACACCGTCTCAGCACCATCATGCATGCCGACAAGATCGTCGTTCTGGAAGATGGTCGCATGGTGGCTATGGGTTCCCACAAGCAACTGCTTGAGCAGGACGGACTGTACCGGAAGCTTTACGACATGCAGTTTCAGGAGAAAGGATGA
- a CDS encoding ELM1/GtrOC1 family putative glycosyltransferase, whose translation MAVRKEGAATEKVLILSDGKPGHVNQSLAYARLLGKPYEVRRVSFRGRWGKALSYPLDRLGFLTDKLFFVEDELPFCSQVVSAGSSTYYANRVIGTKLGIPSVAIMLPRSYRRNFALIIAQEHDRPPAAANILSLPVNLSCPQPQGLVQRTGRNPCVALVIGGPSRHFRMNEERLKVQIEQVFRLFPEGDFLVTTSPRTPPEIDKLIETLAFRYRVIYSREPVNPIADFLAIGDYVFVTQDSTSMISEAVTFGRACVEVLPLESTGEKNKVGRMLSPLADQGCLHVFDGTLGGKNHKIALKGVLEQALRRLGY comes from the coding sequence GTGGCGGTGAGAAAAGAAGGCGCAGCGACCGAGAAGGTCCTGATTCTCAGCGACGGCAAACCTGGGCATGTCAACCAGTCCTTGGCCTATGCACGGCTGCTCGGAAAACCCTATGAGGTTCGGCGCGTTTCCTTTCGCGGACGTTGGGGCAAAGCCCTGTCCTATCCCTTGGACCGATTGGGTTTTCTGACGGACAAACTGTTTTTTGTCGAAGACGAGCTTCCATTCTGCTCACAGGTGGTGTCTGCCGGATCAAGTACCTATTACGCGAATCGTGTCATTGGTACAAAACTGGGAATCCCCTCGGTTGCCATCATGTTGCCGCGAAGCTACAGGCGGAATTTCGCTCTGATTATCGCCCAGGAGCATGATCGGCCGCCAGCTGCGGCAAATATCCTGTCTCTGCCGGTGAACCTCTCCTGTCCGCAGCCGCAGGGACTAGTGCAGCGAACCGGCAGGAACCCCTGTGTCGCTCTTGTAATAGGTGGTCCCAGCCGACATTTCCGCATGAATGAAGAGCGCCTCAAGGTGCAGATAGAGCAGGTGTTTCGCCTGTTTCCCGAGGGCGACTTCCTGGTAACGACCTCGCCGCGCACCCCTCCTGAGATCGACAAACTGATCGAAACTCTGGCGTTTCGCTATCGCGTCATTTATTCGCGAGAGCCGGTCAATCCCATTGCCGATTTTCTCGCCATCGGCGATTACGTTTTCGTGACCCAAGACTCCACTTCCATGATCAGCGAAGCCGTGACTTTCGGTCGCGCCTGCGTGGAGGTGCTTCCCTTGGAAAGCACGGGGGAAAAGAACAAAGTCGGGCGCATGCTCAGCCCTTTGGCCGATCAGGGCTGTCTCCACGTG
- the lpxK gene encoding tetraacyldisaccharide 4'-kinase yields MNSPAAFHRRLCLEGPRNVPERLLLALLWPAGWLYGMIGLIRARLYAKGLLATYRAPVPVIAVGNLAAGGTGKTPVVDYLVRRLLGQGLRVAVISRGYGGRGIKDAVVVSRGSGPLVDPALCGDEPFLLARRNPEALVVVAPKRSLGARLAVEKLGAQILVLDDAFQHLAIARDLNIVLLDAAKPLGNGLPLPAGLLREFPSALSRGDLFILTRWQDGCPPPPRLPGAVLRSRHVLGSEALDLDGNREPLENLHGKKVVAFAGIAHPEGFFGDLRRRGLDLIQTLPLADHAVYDDIALQRLREVAGNADVFVTTEKDAVKLKAAQLVLPCRQVPLTLEVFETAALDESLAQLTARIH; encoded by the coding sequence GTGAACTCTCCGGCTGCATTTCACCGTCGTCTGTGTCTGGAAGGGCCACGTAATGTCCCCGAGCGACTGTTGCTGGCCCTGTTGTGGCCGGCGGGTTGGCTCTATGGCATGATTGGGCTGATTCGTGCTAGGCTGTACGCTAAGGGGCTTCTGGCTACCTATCGCGCGCCTGTTCCCGTGATCGCCGTCGGCAATCTTGCCGCCGGGGGGACGGGCAAAACACCCGTGGTTGACTATCTTGTGAGGCGCCTGCTCGGACAGGGTCTGCGCGTAGCCGTCATCAGTCGCGGATATGGGGGGCGCGGCATCAAGGATGCGGTGGTGGTCAGTCGCGGATCCGGGCCACTGGTTGATCCCGCTCTTTGCGGGGATGAGCCTTTTCTGCTGGCGCGGCGCAACCCGGAAGCGTTGGTGGTGGTCGCACCGAAACGCAGCCTGGGGGCGCGGCTTGCCGTTGAAAAACTCGGCGCTCAGATTTTGGTGCTCGATGATGCTTTCCAGCATCTGGCGATAGCGCGCGACCTCAACATTGTGCTGCTCGATGCCGCCAAGCCGCTCGGCAATGGCCTGCCTCTCCCGGCGGGTTTGCTGCGTGAATTTCCCTCGGCTTTGAGTCGTGGGGATCTGTTTATCCTGACCCGCTGGCAGGATGGCTGTCCACCGCCTCCGCGCCTGCCGGGAGCCGTATTGCGCAGTCGCCATGTCCTCGGCAGCGAGGCGCTTGATCTTGACGGCAACCGGGAGCCTTTGGAGAATCTGCACGGGAAAAAAGTGGTGGCTTTTGCCGGGATCGCCCATCCCGAAGGTTTTTTCGGGGATTTGCGACGCCGCGGTCTCGATCTGATTCAGACTCTGCCTCTGGCCGATCATGCCGTTTATGATGACATTGCCTTGCAGCGATTGCGCGAGGTTGCCGGCAACGCTGATGTTTTCGTAACCACCGAGAAGGATGCCGTCAAGCTCAAAGCCGCGCAACTTGTGCTGCCCTGCAGGCAGGTTCCCCTGACCTTGGAAGTTTTCGAGACTGCGGCCTTAGACGAATCGCTGGCGCAATTGACGGCACGTATTCACTAA
- the lpxB gene encoding lipid-A-disaccharide synthase produces the protein MSIAPNSEKRRALIVTGEASGDLHGANLIRAARDIDPDLEFFGIGGRRMEAQGCEILFRGEELAVVGLVEVAAHFPAIYRAFKKLEVILNSDRRPDVLILIDFPEFNLRLAAKAKAAGVPVLYYVSPQVWAWRRGRVKKIARRVDRLAAIFPFEPQLYEGLDIDVEYVGHPLVADLKLTAERDAYLARHGLDPQRPVVGLFPGSRRSELKYIFDTIADTARMLHRQRPQLQFLLPVAPSLKHKSFHERLLGSGLEIKMVQDNIYDTARACDAAISVSGTVTLQIALVETPLAIIYQMNSLTYAIGKRLVKLPHIGLVNIVAEKPVVREFIQDMATAENIGAEVLRMLDDQNYRDRIKEDLREVRRLLGEGGCSEKVARMASEMSRGQVRRGEAA, from the coding sequence ATGTCCATCGCCCCAAATTCAGAAAAACGCCGTGCTCTGATCGTCACCGGCGAGGCCAGTGGCGACCTGCATGGTGCCAATCTCATTCGCGCGGCGCGTGATATCGATCCCGACCTCGAATTCTTCGGCATCGGCGGGCGGCGCATGGAAGCGCAGGGCTGTGAAATTCTTTTTCGTGGCGAAGAGTTGGCGGTTGTCGGTCTGGTCGAGGTGGCGGCGCATTTTCCCGCTATTTATCGCGCGTTCAAAAAGCTTGAGGTCATTCTCAACAGTGATCGGCGACCCGATGTGCTGATCCTCATCGACTTTCCCGAGTTCAACTTGCGTCTGGCCGCCAAGGCCAAGGCCGCAGGTGTGCCGGTGCTCTATTACGTCAGTCCGCAGGTTTGGGCCTGGCGGCGTGGGCGGGTGAAGAAAATAGCCCGGCGCGTTGATCGCTTGGCAGCAATTTTCCCTTTTGAACCCCAGTTGTACGAGGGCCTGGATATTGATGTGGAATACGTCGGCCATCCCCTGGTCGCCGATTTGAAGCTTACCGCCGAGCGCGACGCATACCTGGCTCGTCACGGTCTCGATCCGCAGCGGCCGGTAGTCGGTTTATTCCCCGGAAGTCGCCGCAGTGAACTTAAATACATTTTCGATACCATTGCTGATACTGCGCGAATGCTGCATCGCCAGCGCCCGCAACTTCAATTTTTGCTGCCCGTAGCACCGTCTCTCAAGCACAAAAGTTTTCATGAACGTCTCCTGGGCAGCGGGCTTGAGATCAAAATGGTGCAGGACAATATCTACGATACCGCGCGTGCCTGCGACGCCGCGATCAGCGTTTCCGGCACCGTGACCTTGCAGATCGCTCTCGTGGAAACACCCCTGGCGATTATCTACCAGATGAATTCCTTGACCTATGCCATCGGCAAACGGTTGGTCAAATTGCCGCATATCGGCTTGGTCAACATTGTGGCCGAAAAACCAGTGGTACGCGAGTTCATCCAAGATATGGCCACGGCGGAGAACATCGGTGCGGAAGTTTTACGGATGCTCGACGATCAAAATTACCGCGATCGAATCAAGGAGGACCTGCGGGAAGTGCGCCGTCTGTTGGGCGAGGGCGGCTGCTCGGAGAAGGTGGCACGCATGGCTTCGGAGATGAGCCGCGGCCAGGTGCGACGAGGCGAGGCGGCATGA
- a CDS encoding lysophospholipid acyltransferase family protein — protein MSQRRFQRISDRLLVAVVPWVASLVIRVLHRSMSIEILGEERVKAIWQKGEHFIFPFWHEQLLLMIKCYRGPGAKILISASKDGELIARTMELFGQGTVRGSSSRGGAAALRSLVQAGKEPFDLGITPDGPRGPRRQIKEGVVHLARLTGRGVVPLAFVCSRGHRFSSWDRFLLPYPFSRGVYSFGEPIQYQRGEDPEDFRKRLQQAMDDNEREAIARLEEHGVSAV, from the coding sequence ATGAGCCAGAGGCGTTTTCAGCGGATTTCTGATCGTCTGCTCGTTGCGGTGGTGCCTTGGGTAGCCTCGCTTGTCATTCGGGTGCTGCACCGATCAATGTCCATTGAAATTCTTGGCGAGGAACGCGTTAAAGCGATCTGGCAAAAGGGCGAGCACTTCATCTTTCCTTTTTGGCACGAACAATTGCTGCTCATGATCAAGTGCTATCGCGGACCTGGGGCCAAGATCCTCATCAGCGCATCAAAAGATGGGGAGCTTATTGCCCGCACCATGGAGCTGTTTGGTCAGGGCACCGTGCGCGGATCTTCCAGCCGTGGTGGTGCGGCAGCCTTGCGTTCCTTGGTACAGGCCGGAAAGGAACCCTTCGACCTCGGTATTACGCCGGATGGGCCACGTGGGCCGCGTCGCCAAATTAAAGAAGGTGTCGTCCATCTCGCCCGCCTGACCGGGCGTGGTGTCGTACCGCTTGCTTTTGTCTGCAGTCGCGGTCATCGCTTTTCATCCTGGGATCGCTTTCTACTGCCTTATCCGTTTTCGCGTGGGGTTTATTCTTTTGGGGAGCCCATACAATACCAGCGCGGGGAAGATCCGGAAGATTTTCGCAAACGCCTGCAACAGGCCATGGACGATAATGAGCGCGAGGCGATAGCGCGTTTGGAGGAACACGGTGTTTCTGCTGTATGA
- a CDS encoding Trm112 family protein gives MPIRPELLEILACPQCKGPVHPVEEDETLRCEACRLAYPVRDDIPVMLIDEAQSF, from the coding sequence ATGCCCATCCGTCCCGAACTGCTCGAAATCCTTGCCTGCCCTCAATGCAAAGGGCCCGTTCACCCCGTCGAGGAAGACGAAACCCTGCGTTGCGAGGCCTGTCGCCTGGCCTATCCTGTCCGCGACGATATCCCTGTGATGCTCATCGACGAGGCTCAATCCTTTTAA
- a CDS encoding DegT/DnrJ/EryC1/StrS family aminotransferase: MNIPMVDLKQQYLALKQDIDEALQGVLDSTHFILGPNVQAFEQEAASYLGVKHAVGCASGTDALHLALRAAGIGEGDEVITPAFTFIATAEAISYVGAKPVFVDIDARTFNLDPARVEEAITPQTRAILPVHLFGQPADLVALRDLCKTHKLLLIEDCAQSFGAGYAEQMTGSFGNAGCFSFFPSKNLGCFGDGGLITTNDDDLARELLVLRNHGSRQRYHHSIIGYNSRLDEMQAAILRIKLKHIDEYNRLRRRNAHLYNEALKGLGLTTPHEDGKGVHVFHQYTLLLDGRDRVQKALSEAGIASAVYYPIPLHRQEVYRDLMTGVSLPVTEKAAEQVLSLPMYPELTSDQISNICQVISGAL; encoded by the coding sequence ATGAATATCCCCATGGTCGATCTCAAGCAACAGTATCTTGCTCTCAAGCAGGATATTGACGAAGCATTGCAAGGCGTTCTGGACTCAACTCATTTTATTCTCGGTCCCAACGTGCAGGCCTTTGAACAAGAGGCTGCCTCCTATCTGGGGGTCAAACATGCTGTCGGCTGCGCTTCGGGCACCGACGCCCTGCATCTGGCGCTGCGGGCGGCGGGTATCGGCGAAGGCGATGAGGTGATTACCCCGGCCTTCACCTTTATCGCCACGGCTGAAGCCATTTCCTATGTGGGGGCCAAGCCGGTGTTTGTTGACATCGATGCGCGCACCTTCAATCTTGATCCTGCCCGGGTCGAAGAGGCCATCACTCCGCAGACCCGTGCCATCCTGCCTGTGCATCTTTTTGGGCAGCCGGCTGATCTCGTCGCTTTGCGCGATCTCTGCAAGACGCATAAGCTGCTTCTGATCGAAGACTGCGCGCAGTCCTTTGGTGCCGGATATGCAGAACAGATGACCGGCAGTTTCGGTAACGCTGGCTGCTTCTCTTTCTTTCCGAGCAAAAATCTCGGCTGCTTCGGTGATGGCGGACTGATTACCACCAACGATGACGATCTGGCCCGTGAGCTGCTGGTGTTGCGCAACCACGGCAGCCGCCAGCGCTACCATCACTCCATCATCGGCTACAACAGCCGGCTGGATGAGATGCAGGCGGCCATTCTGCGGATCAAACTCAAGCACATCGATGAATACAATCGCCTGCGGCGGCGCAACGCGCATCTTTACAACGAAGCACTTAAGGGGCTTGGGCTCACGACGCCTCATGAAGACGGCAAGGGCGTGCATGTTTTCCATCAGTACACCCTGCTTCTCGACGGCCGTGACCGCGTGCAGAAGGCTCTGAGCGAAGCCGGCATCGCCTCGGCTGTTTACTATCCCATTCCCCTGCACCGCCAGGAAGTTTACCGTGACCTGATGACCGGCGTTTCCTTGCCGGTGACCGAAAAGGCCGCGGAGCAGGTTTTGTCGTTGCCCATGTACCCTGAGCTTACATCGGATCAGATCAGCAACATCTGCCAGGTGATTTCCGGAGCCCTCTGA
- a CDS encoding 3-deoxy-D-manno-octulosonic acid transferase produces the protein MFLLYDLVLLASSLVLIPWYLLRKARYGTARRGLRERVGLFAPGKLAATQKRPVIWVHAVSVGETRAAIPLLKALRQAYPDACLLVSNTTETGNSVARSLAEVDLCLFFPFDLSIVVRRVLKQINPSLVVFVDTELWPNFARLAGQRGIPLVLANGRISDRSFPRYRAIRLVLRPVLANFSAFCMQSEQDAERIKVMGAPSERVQVAGNLKFDLQAHLPNAGEVKSLKERFHLSPEALVWVAGSTHAGEEEQVLDAYQRLVAEGRNLLLLLVPRHPERCRQVSELLSQRKLPFALRSHVDERQAPLQAGEVLLVDSIGEMLKFYAMADLVFVGGSLVPVGGHNVLEGVLLKKPVLYGPHMHNFRDIAKLLGKAGAALEVADGKALQQAIAQLIDNPEQRHSLGKAGYQLIAGNVGATAKTLSVIESLLAERVAKG, from the coding sequence GTGTTTCTGCTGTATGATTTGGTGCTGCTGGCCTCGTCGCTGGTGCTGATTCCCTGGTACCTGCTGCGCAAAGCCCGCTATGGCACGGCGCGACGCGGGCTGCGCGAACGCGTGGGCCTTTTTGCGCCCGGCAAGCTGGCTGCAACGCAAAAACGCCCCGTAATTTGGGTCCATGCCGTATCGGTTGGCGAGACCCGTGCCGCCATTCCCTTGCTCAAGGCGTTGCGCCAAGCATACCCTGATGCCTGTCTGCTGGTCAGCAACACCACGGAAACCGGCAATTCCGTAGCACGTTCCCTTGCTGAAGTGGATTTGTGCCTGTTCTTTCCTTTTGATCTGTCTATTGTGGTGCGTCGGGTTCTGAAACAGATTAACCCCTCCCTGGTGGTTTTCGTCGACACGGAACTCTGGCCGAATTTTGCGCGGCTTGCCGGACAACGCGGTATTCCTCTGGTGCTGGCCAATGGACGCATCTCCGATCGCTCTTTCCCACGCTATCGGGCCATTCGGCTCGTCTTGCGTCCGGTGCTGGCGAACTTCAGCGCGTTCTGTATGCAGAGCGAACAGGATGCCGAACGCATCAAGGTTATGGGCGCGCCTTCTGAACGTGTGCAGGTCGCCGGGAACCTCAAATTCGATTTGCAGGCGCACCTGCCCAATGCCGGCGAAGTGAAGTCACTTAAGGAGCGTTTTCACCTTTCCCCGGAGGCGCTGGTCTGGGTCGCCGGGAGTACCCACGCCGGCGAAGAAGAACAGGTGCTGGATGCTTACCAACGCCTGGTTGCGGAGGGACGCAACCTCTTGTTGCTTCTGGTGCCGCGTCATCCGGAACGTTGTCGTCAGGTCAGTGAGCTTCTGTCTCAGCGGAAACTTCCCTTTGCTCTGCGCAGCCATGTCGATGAGCGCCAGGCGCCTTTGCAAGCCGGTGAGGTTTTGCTGGTCGACAGCATCGGCGAAATGCTCAAATTCTACGCCATGGCCGATCTGGTATTCGTCGGCGGCAGCCTGGTGCCGGTGGGCGGCCACAATGTCCTTGAAGGGGTGCTGCTGAAAAAACCGGTTCTCTATGGTCCGCACATGCATAATTTTCGCGACATCGCCAAACTGCTGGGGAAAGCTGGAGCCGCTCTGGAAGTCGCTGACGGCAAGGCTCTTCAGCAGGCCATCGCGCAGTTGATCGACAACCCCGAGCAGCGCCATAGCCTGGGGAAAGCAGGCTACCAACTCATCGCCGGAAACGTAGGAGCGACCGCCAAGACCCTGAGTGTCATCGAATCTTTGCTGGCAGAGAGAGTCGCTAAGGGGTGA